The DNA window GAATAACTTTCCATTGAGTTTATCGTACCCctacacgaaattattatttggaacacacttacagaacgcacccgtaaacgtcatacagggccgcccgttgaacttaatatataacgaaatttgttgattatacaaaatttgaatatgttgtcgactaaaaattcatatttttttaacgatatatttattgtggataggtttcgattgggtctatcgtagacctgtaCGAAATTATCAACATAGATATATCATATAAAGTCGTGTACGAAACGTTTTGTATGAATATGAATTATCGCAAGGGTCACATCTGGATGTGGAAGTTATCGAGTCGCATTAATACTTGATTAGTTTTCTGATTTAATATGGTTTCAAATTATTCTATGGATTTATGAAGATTAAACTTGATTTAACCTCAGTGGAATAATCCACAAATTAAAGCGACTTACGTAAACCCGGTGCATTTGGTAGCCATTAtattatacctttatttatactatatttggCTATAGagccattatattatatatgctcgctagtaattttaaattgtaagggTCTATTTGAATCGAATTGGATTTTACTGAAGTATCTGACTTAACTGGACAAGAAACACACAAAActggtattaaatatatgtccACTATTCATCTCGAGCTCAACAATCAAACTAAAGACATAACGCTGCTGTTCCAAGGCTCTGTAGACAATATAACATACTCTCTAGAAATAATAATGACCTCGATATTCACAGTGTGTCTCACTAAACTTTTAACCTAATactgtgataataataaaaagtttaattaataatcttattcttaacttaaagtttttatttttttattttatttttattgctatgtattgtttttttttactttttatcttaattgtattttttgaataaaaatatcttcaaaactACTgtgatattactttatttattctttaattataaacaaattaatttctagcacttaataaattatagaacaaaattcactttttttttactttttttatatacaataattctaGCACATTTTCTCGAGaatcgaaaaataaatgaatcacttataagtatataattttaataatatgtattcttattaaaacacacttatatattaaacaaacatagGAACTTTTATCTATACATGTAATACTGTTAATGGtcgtgtttgttttaataaatactctttGGATTTTTTATTGTCGCAAAACAAGATTAaataacatagaaaaaaaaattgacggcGCATAAAATACGTAGAcatcaataaatcaattttaataaaacttatttcatcGCTATTTTCAGGGTATCAGCCAAAGCAATATATTTACGTTCTGTTGCATAAGTGACCACGatgtttttaagttattaatcgCTCAGAACAAtactaaatcaaatcaaattatactttatttaagtattaccTCTACAATGCTTTTGAGACAACATTTTGATAGATTATATTGAAAAGAAACGGTAATAAGTTCCGTAGTTACTATGTCATAAGTTCAGTAGCTCTTTTCGTACAGCCATattcataaaatgaaatattgtacATCCTGCCTGAAAATTAGTTTACTaacgtgtaatttaaattaattaattggctaaattgaaatatctgtaaatttttattatagaaacgattaTCTTGTCCCGGGATTAATTATCTTTGTAAAGTCTGAAACTTGATATTTTAAGCATTAgccgcctgtaaatttcccactgctgggctaaggcctcctctccctttgaggagaaggtttggagcatattccaccacgctgctccaatgcgggatggtggaatacacatgtggcagaatttcgttgaaattagacacaagcaggtttcctcgcgatgtttttcttcaccgccgagcacgagatgaattataaacacaaattaagcacattaaaattcagtggtgcccgcctgggtttgaacccgcaatcatcggttaagatgcacgcgttctaaccactgggccatctcggctcagcttaccttaccttacctagtatttaaatatatacgaatcTAGTTAAAGAGTGAGCGAaacgaaagtaaaataaatcgattCGTTATATTCGATTATAATAAAGCTAATGAAAGATCTGCAATAATCTTGCCGTGAAATTAGATCAACTTAATTTCATTGCATTATTACGGATCGGAAGCTTTATGGGCGATTTGGTGAATTATTGGTTAATTTGTGTGAAAATCTGATGAATTCTAACGCTTTGACTGACAGACAGACGACGTTCTATGTATACTAGTGAACTATTAGTATCCACAGTTTATGAAGTTACGAATATAGAACTGACGTTTAGATTTTTGCTTATAAATAGAAGTCAGatttaaatcatacaaaatgtatttacgctataattaataaaaataaaattttaagtaccataagtttataataaagcaTTAAATGTACAAAGAAAcgcataaaatttcaatatttcataatatttttaatattaggttaggttagtgtgtttataaattactaactcAAATCTGgccgttatattaaaaacgatatgcatctttcataaatataaactaacgaTCCTAACAGTTATCCGTTAAAACACACaaaccaaaattaataatagctaCCACTacgttgaaattattaaattaaattaccgaCACAGCTTGCAGAATTAGCATATTGAAATGGTTAATTCGGGGATGAATGAAGGTTTTTGTACGTTGAAGTTCCGTAATCTCTTGTCCGTAATTATTTGAAACTAATTCCCTGCTTCTAACAAACCGTAACACGATGACATATGCAGATCATACAAAAACTCTTAAACTCTAAATACGtattaataaaaccttaaaaaataGATGTACAAGTTAGTAGgtaattttaaatctgtatctATGTTTAAtcattacattaaatacattacatacattagcaggctgtaaatttcccactgctgggctaaggcctcctctccttatgacgagaaggtttggagcatattccaccacgctgctccaatgcgggttggtggaaattCATGTCAAATCATGGCGTGATTGATTAAAGCCTTCAGTTGACAACACTGATTTTAGTAACAACTTCTAAATGAAGATTgcacaatttttaaataccgTGCGTGAAAATGGctcaatgtattttgttttagcgCTGTTTTAGTAAGATTTCTTTATCCTTGATAAGTTTAGATATTGTTCTGAGATGAAATTAATCAAAACTTAAATTTCGTTTTTAGCGATTTGAAAGTTATAGGATCAATCCTAATGTTTTTGTGGTTGTTTTTCTCTAAACTCAACAACAAGTAAATGGAAAATCGTTGAGATAGaatattagaaataatgttttgaaaacAAGTtcgtagtaaatatattaaaagtctaTGTCTTACTGTGGTCATTTccttattaattacaaaaactatttaaaataatatatataaaacaatgaatataaaaatatcgtaataaaaatgctaggtaatacatttaaattaaaacaatacccAGGTTTACTTAAGGTTATGTTAACTTTgagaaagttatattttattatatagaaaattttattaaaaattaagcgTTAATTATCACAattcaaatcaataatttatcattatattaatttatacgtattaatattgtatttatattcaactGACACTATAAATATGACGtccgaatattttaaatatttttgtcttcaCAAATTCCAGGTTCTGGAGATATGGTGAGAACATTCGAACCAAGTTTCTTCTCTTCGGCGAGCTGTGGATGGAAAAAGATTTACATTAACACTACATATAGTGTAAGTAatgtcttatatattatttatataatttctcaaATATGTTCTTTTCGTTTTGGGTTTAGTTCTTCTCTTGACCATAATGATGTAGACGATGACTCTCATGGCCTATACACCTTCCAATCAAAACATAGTATACAAATGTGTTACAGAAATAAGCTGAAGGTTCCCTAGACAATGTATTGTTCAATATGCTgatgtgaataaataaatattgtgataGATATTTTAGCAgcaaaaagataataattacgaAAACATATGTGAGTttgttaatttacatatttctaGTACTTTCTTTAAaagattattcaataattattgtagAGAACAGTCGGTTTAAATGCAACTTAAATTACACTTTACACATTATGTCCACACACTTTGGCAATAATAGATTGAAAATTGTTGATAAATCCTGACTGCATCCTTCCAGTTAAATTGAACTcaacgtaataataattacaatttgttacgagaataatattaagtaatttattaagaagTTAGTTCGTAAATTGTAGCGTCGAGACGTCTTATAAAATTCGTTTTTCTTAATCTTTTACTAgtacgaattattttattgaaatttgaagaatatatattaataacatttttgattcttatataaaatgctTACTGAGTCTTTATGAGATTTCATCATTTTTTGGGCTCTTTTCTGTGCGGAAGCCGCGCGTTGTTGGAgaatctaaaaataacaaaacaactaTTAATCCTTTGATATCACTGGTGAAAAGTTATTGCTGGTAGTATTAAATCGAAATATCACACAACTCAGACTAGacctttttcattaaaaatgagtagGCAGACTAACATTACTTAACGAATACTACAGTATCCGACGTCAATAAACGAAAACTATCCTGTCATCATCTTACGAAGGCTATAGTCTCTGGCGTAACTGTTGACGGCACACTTAAAAGGCCTTGACTTTACTTAACAAAGTCAACAGTCTTTACCATCACTGAATGACTACTATCGTCTCTGACATCACACAAATAAGACTTTAACGTCATTGAACGAAGATTCTGGCACTACTTGATGAAACCTAACCAAATTGATTACAatcttatttcataataaaaaaaacgcaaatattattgtattattatatattttttctttgatatattGTTTCTTGTTTAAGCTGATACATTAAAAGCCACAACAACTGTCCCGTTTATTAGAAAAGGAAGGTAACATATGTGACCATAAAAGAGCTATTACTATTGTGTATCTCTTTCGTAATAAAGAGATAAGAATGATCCTAATCGCAAGATTAACAGTTTTCCtctattccattttcaaaccCTCTGAGGTATTTTGTTATCAaagattatttactttatttatgagacactaaagtaaaaaaatctgAACGATTACAATTATTACCGTTAGTCTTCTTTGTTCGGCTTCAGCAAGTTTCTCCTTGATGTCTGGCAAGCTTATATCAGCACTTGGCGGTTGGAGGAGTCTCTGGAGATGGGCCGGTGGTGTGCTAGTACGTTTGTTACCATCAAACTCTTCTATAGGTATTTCATATGCTACGGCTAGAATGACGAAGAATACAAAACTATTACGCTTTATTAGTgactcattatatttttttcaaatgttctAAATGACAAACTAGgtacagttaaaatattatttgtctgTAGTATAAGGATTTTGTGTAGTGATGTTTTGATCACTTTTAGCCACGGTGGCAGACCGATAATATTCAAGTGCAAATGCAGGCGTATTTACTGCTCCCTTATTCTAAAGATCTGACGGAATTTCAACACGACCAAAAAAGTTTAGGCAAATAAAGCAAATTACATGAAGCCATTGGTTCGTCACCAATGGCTTTATGTAATTTGTAAGGTACCGGGTTATAAGCACAACCAACTATCTGACAAAATAGATATCTGAGAAAAGCCTAATATGTTTTTGGCTTGAAGCGGTTTGGTCTTATGACCAAATGGTGGTGACAGGGGCTTTAAACCTAACCACTCAATAGACTAGACAATCAATCATTAATTCGTTAGATACACTGTATAAGCATCTATCTGCATGATGGCATAAAAGTCAGCAATAGACAAACTGAGTCGTGTAGTGGGGACATATCTTGTCAGGTGAATCATAAGATTtaggtatttttatgtttaatttttaccaatatataaacacattagCTGtgaccgcgacttcgtgcgcgtttgaatttaaaaaaaaatattgttccttagttactccttattacatcggctatctgccagtgaaagtcctgtcaAAATCAGTCTacccgttccagagattagccctaacaaacagacagatagacaaaaattaaaaatatatatagttctgtatatgtatgtgtatttagtaaaaaaccgttattttaatattacaaacagacactccaattttattatatgtatggtaaacacatataaaataattcgcaTTTGTTGTATCACGCgattcgtaattattaagacaatttaatcgtctttaaagtaatttaatgaaatcgCGACAGTAGCGTTGATTGATTACTaccaaaatattagtaataacacTTACGAGGCTTCGGCTTGGTTGGTGTTTCTGGCAAAATAACGGTTGGCAAGTCGTCGTTGTGGTGGTCATTAGCATCATTGGCATTTGTGCCGTTGCCGTTCACCGCTTTTCCATTTCCATGTGCGCTTTCCGCCGGTGCGACCACGTGACCCGAGGAACCGCAGCccattttgatatttcatatatttcaattatgttaTAGTATGCACTCAAAagtcttataatattaacaacacTACaagtctttttaattaaaaaaaatatatttctatctgttgttaaattttaaaacggagagcaattttgaatacaatttttccCGAGATCGTGGAGACAAATATCAGGCTACATATACAGCATAAATacagttaaaacatttttttaagtaggtCAACGTAGACGGCCAATATCGGAaactttaatttgattaaaatgaaaattattgaaaCTAGGTATCATGTGACTGTACCACATCTGCGTTAAACGAAAGTCTGACAATGCACTGTTACAAGACAGTATAACCTACTTCTTATTCTATTGCAACGCCAAATTTGGGATATAAGGTGCGCCTCTTATGCCTTTAataacac is part of the Vanessa atalanta chromosome 10, ilVanAtal1.2, whole genome shotgun sequence genome and encodes:
- the LOC125067084 gene encoding uncharacterized protein LOC125067084 encodes the protein MGCGSSGHVVAPAESAHGNGKAVNGNGTNANDANDHHNDDLPTVILPETPTKPKPPVAYEIPIEEFDGNKRTSTPPAHLQRLLQPPSADISLPDIKEKLAEAEQRRLTILQQRAASAQKRAQKMMKSHKDSLAEEKKLGSNVLTISPEPGICEDKNI